tgaaggtataaaggctgtaaaaaggagagagagagagaaagtaaatacaagttattcaaaacaaatatcgctaaagtgtaacgtcttgtgatttcctattactaaatattgcaaggtctaatctgagcctgtcctgaatgaCAGCGAAGAACATtggtgttatcatatattttcttcgtttgatcacggttgtgattcgcatatTTCTTTTTGTTACGTGACGTGTtacgaatattttcattatacacgcaaaagtgcacacagctttagtcgaacctgcgtctttcggaaacgataacttctAATCAGtgcaattacgcgaataccgtctaaattgcAACCGTGAtggcaaaagtgtttcctggaccaaataattcttataaaatatatattctccaaagcgagcagcattacacaatcgctgactcgcaacagtcaaaagagtaaaaacagtgcttaaataaaattgctacCTTCTACTAATTATTATTaccccattaaataaataaatagcaattcagtggctatccaaacAGACGCGGCAATTCAGTGGCAACCtattagtggtgggcaggaaatcgcgtatctgttagaaatcacagtgattgagaagtcacacatatcacaataacaactttacaaaatctaactgcgatttcagtcacagttagcagtcggaagtagcatttcacattcaacgccgtgagccTTCTGTGGGCCGAATTCCATActcctttctgcgatttcagtgacaagtcgcggctagaagtcgcaagtaccaactaaaaagcgcagttaacagtgccatctgttggccaaagttcgtactacgcgcatctctgcgacacgctgtcgagtccaactgcgatttctgtgacaagtcgcaactaagagtcgcaagtagcaactaaaaagcgcagttaacagtgccatctgtaggCCAAAGTTCGCACTACGCTCATCAttgcgacacgctatcgagtcaaactgcgatttccgatttccgtgacaagtcgcaactaagagtcgcaagtagcaactaaaaagcgcagttagcactgccaatctgttgagcaaagttcatactacgatattcgctaccgagtcaaactgcgatttctgtaaCAAATCGctactaagagtcgcaagtagcaactaaaaagcgcagttaacatactattcctagtgccatctgttgaccgacgtacgtacttcgttgtgagagccttgtgcctcgcgaaatcgatgtgctgtgtgtgcatatgaagggcttatttcgatagtggtacaagtccatttttgttcattttgagatacagagtcgtaaagttaaatgagcgctgaaaaatctgcggttgagataccagaaatattcaagcatgtggcttcttgctagagatgaacctttatttatgtttgtttggatcattaatttcagaagcattatagacagaaaagtggaggtaatggacttgtaccactattgaaataagcccttcatattatatgacgacatgcacattcagcatcagttatggttggtcataTGCTGCTGTggctctgaatgtattatattaataagaagcaacattgcctttttctcctgaaaatatcaagtaacgtaacaaatgtgtttgattctgcttccaatatgacagttttggttaatactccacatgcctacaggactttgcaatgttaacacagcagaactcagacatctgtataagtgtagtgaaatgaaaacagtcatatgaatgcctcacttttgttccgacacagtttaagactcgggagaaaagttttacacctggtgttctaaatggcaacttcacacacaataacttttgccgacactactaccaccgaCATAAGTAagtttttcctgtgttactttctagtaatgcacttaagctattcctgatttaactggaagatctgtacttcccactttcatatcaacagcctcaaaatgcatattgtagacttcgggaaatgttacaggtcagtgtcacaccaagattgtggagaaagggggggcgggtggcggcatgtcactctccaacaagtgttttgtGCTTTAAaaagtaagtggcggaaaattacgggtattggacggcttaacatgtggaaaatgagatttttattattcactcactgtatttaacatttattattcctttaaaatcgcacaacaacttcaataaaacacagtttcatcattcacacacttatttcacaattatttcacttttaaacagcaaatcctctaagagctgtcttgaatcttcacgagtctctctcaacagccttaatgtggatagatacgtacagcaaccagtaatcagagtcagaactgcgtctgcaaaaacacaaggattattaaacaatttttgctgtctctAATTACTaacaatataattgacagagttgcTATAATGAgttgctataatgaatatcacatttgcaagaacgatctcactgaagtaattaagtccatcgaaacgcttagaaactaacctctccgCTGatgaaaacggtctaaagacgcagtggcaatttcttcagatctctAGACaacgatattttgagttatcactttactgagcgactgaaatgtagttcaggtacctgagaacataacaatatgttagaattcattttctaaacacgaactattacggtactgtacggctacttacatataaattatactattagtattttcacagttgtttctttaatacaaaattaaagccaacggaagaaaaaacgtaaaacatacttgccaatgacaggtttgttgagatacaATTTTCAATGcgttgacagatgtaactttttcatacggtggtaagtcgcagaaatcgcaggagtcacagaaatcgcagaagtagcagaagtcacagatatcgcagaaatcgcggaagtagcagaaatcgcagaaatagcagtggcggaggcatacacgacctatgttccttaactgcgactcttaactgcgacaaatcacagttaagaataacagatactgaaaagtagcattcacagaaattactgatatcggaaaatcgcagtttagctcTTCACTACAACCTATTGACAGGACTAGCTTATATATGTATGCTAATGTGTGTTTTTTCAATTAGTTTCATGCTGTAATGAACGGAAATCTACGACGACCCTAAGCACGATATTATTGCTGTATCAACTCATCCCAGCGGCAGCGGCACGAAGCACTGCATgtagtagagttgtggcgattcgtgaatgagtcgttcatttgaacgactctaaataaagaatcgtaagaatcgaatcgtgatacggacgaatcgtcgttcaaaagaatcgtaagaacgatagcgtgtttccgagtcgtgacaatTCCAAGtaccaacgattcatcgattcttagtacgctatgcttcgaaggcaacttcccgaATCATGCCgggtcgtgccgaatgattacgaccgccagatgacaGTCAAGTGGAGGTTGCGTGTGAAcgaaggaagctcggaacgaaccaACGAAGTTCGTGGgtcgtaatattactcgtgaacaCCAAGCTGACatttggcggtggctgacgggaacgagcgtaaaggcatttcccatttactatccctATATAGTGCGCATACGCGGATTCGTGTCATCCTAcgtttttctgtgctctttccaattccacAGCACCTTATATTTCACAATAAAGCAACTGTCAGCCCTCACACACTGCAAATTTAGCTCAACTTTTGTTTCGCCAAAATACAaggcataggtattttgcttttaatttgtctgagaacttgcttctgccactactatttatgtgagaagacgacatacttctaaagtgtaggatacaatcgtatacagcgacattacttcactgctaatttgcCAATTCTGTTAGTTCCACCAGTCCCGGCACTAAATGGCTGTCGCTctagaccaatattacagagcctatATAGAGAGAATGTAGGCActctaaccaatacctttcttggcggatcgccgtgtaataccgtctttaaacaaaagcttttttattaataatttccagttcgagttttcgaatgttatcctgttcagattcatattaaattttagtgaagtaatgtcgacgtatacgattgaatcctgttgtttagaagtatgtcgtcttttcacgtaaatagtagtgacagcggcaagttctccgacaaattaaaagccaaatacctatgctttgtatttagaagaaataaaagttaagctaaatttgctgtgtgggagggctgtcagctgcgttatgaattacaagggtgatgtggaattggaaagacatcttagcacagaaaaacttagaatgatatgagccaaaccacgtctgcctcactgctagattttattATAAAACAGACGTCAGTGGTTAGGcgcgttcaagccacacaaccaaactggcataccacgtaattttgcaccaccttccgcacaaatcgactcctctttcctggcatactgaaataaaacaatagatgcaatcaaatcaaacgtgacctttcaacaattaaggcattacacatataaatcgagaatcacacttgtaacgtcatatgcatgtttactcataaataaactatttctggcatatcttctcagttcgattctaaccccattgacaagtTTAGacctgtcctgccatctgtgagtaagatgtagaactttttgcgttcagtaagaatcgtgccatcgcagactagaatgaatcgcgAAATAaccgtgaacgaatcgtaggaatcgattcgcaatgtgagattgaatcgtaggaatcgaatcgggaaaaagaatcgtgttgcccaactctagcaTGTAGTAGGCACATTATTTTCAACCTGGTGCTGTAGTGTGTCCTCTTAGGAACCTATAAGagtcaattatatttaaataactgcgagaaggatcagtaaaatacagcatcaagtATTTTCAGTAGCGGTTAACTGAACATgattggaactgaattttaatcaaacgaaagtgaacatttatagtaTTGATTCCAATTCACCTTCAAAATATACAGTTCTGTTAATGTAGAATGTTGACCCGTTGAAACAAACATGCACACTTCAGTAGACATATGGACTCATTCCCATGGTATTTCTAATAAAGTTTTTTGGTTTTGCAACTGCAACAGATTATTTCTTGCTACtttataaacaaaatgaaataaccAAGTCAAATAACATTCTCTTGATGtggtcatttttatttaaaattgcatTGTATTCTGCAAGATGCATGTGAAGTGCAGGTACGATAATcactaaaacttgcagcagcaTTACTGTTACTTTAATGAAATCCTTCTTGTGTGCCAGGTCAAAATGTGGATAATGAACATATACTTGTTTACAAACAGTCTTCATTGTTAGGAGGTTAGCTCCATCTAAAAATTCTTTGAGATATGACTTCATTTCTTCATCTGTAGATGATGCCTTTGTCTTTTTTGAGAGGGGTTCGTCTTCAAATTAAGACCCGTCATCGTTCTTACGAGGGGATTTCCGTTTTTTAGCTGAAGATTTCTTCTCAGACACTTTGTTTGGAATCTTATTAACATTAGCCTTCTTGGATGTCTTTTTTTAGATTGGCTTCTGCGACCTTCCTTTCATTTTGACTTGGATTCTGAATCATCGCTCTTCATCAGGTTCATCTTCCAGATCttccttatttatttcattttctttgtttgttgctttattttctgatttcggaatgtcgTTTTTATCTTAATCCATATTGTCTCCACCATCCAATAAATCTTCCCTTAAGCTCTTTCTATGCGCTTTAGCCCTCTTTAAACGTGGTGCTCGCTTCTCTGTTTCGTTTTCCGAGTCTGCATATCTCTTGCTGTTGGCCTTTTGGGCTGTAGATCGCTTTGGTCTGCTGTCAGGAATAGGCGCTCCAGAGCTTTTGGGCtctaacaaaaatgttaaaatgctcTGTACAAGTTCATCATATTTTCCATTTTCCTCAACGTCTAAAATACAACAAATTGTTTTCAAGACACTCACTTCCATGTTTCTCAGAATGTGTTTCTTCTTTTCATACTGGTCTGACCATTTGTCACTGTCAAACCAACAGAATTTACGTATGTTGTTTCTCACAGGAGTGACCTTCCCAACTCTATTGAACAGAACTCCGTGAAGCTGCTTtagagcatcagccttgaattTGTTCAAAATGCGTCAGTTCTTGGTATTTGACCCAGGGGAGGTTCTTTGCCTTTTGGTATTTCAGTTGCCTCCGTTTCTTTAAgctcactgaattctgtgaatcTTTCCACCTTCTTTCTCTGTCTTGCACCTGATATTTCCAGGGTTTGATCCAGCAATAGAACTGTTTCATCCCCCGACTTGTCGTTTTCTCCACCAACGTCCTCGTCATCCTCGCCACCATCCTCTTATTAACTTTCTTCTGTTCTGTGCACAGAAACAGACTTCATTTTTTCTTGCTGCCAGAGCCTTTCGACCTGAATGTTAAGGCTGGTATTGCGTGCAAGGCATGGCAGTACTCTTCGAGCATTGGACTTAACTGAATGAGGAGGTATCTTTCCTGACACAATCCTACCAAATGATGTTTCCTGTAAGGGTGGGTGGTTATCCCTTTTCAGTTGATCAGGCTGCAGTGCATCAAAAAATGTCGATGCTCCAAGCAGAAGATCAGActcaccgattcttgagtattgctcatcagtatgggacccttaccaggttggattaatagaagagatagacatgatccagcgaaaagcagcgcgattcgtcatggggacatttagtcagcgcgagagcgttacggagatgctgaacaagctccagtggcggacacttcaagaaaggcgttacgcaatacggagagctttattatcgaaattacgagagagcacattccgggaagagatgggcaacatattactaccgcccacatatatctcgcgtaatgatcacaacgaaaagatccgagaaattagagcaaatacggagacttacaagcagtcgttcttcccacgcacaattcgtgaatggaacagggaaggggggatcagatagtggtacaataagtaccctccgccacacaccgtaaggtggctcgcggagtatagatgtagatgtagatgtagatgatgggtCTGCTTATCTTATGTGCTTAGGAAGCTGCCAGGTGGAGGTTTCAAGGGATGTTGTTAGCACTGGCCCTGTTATACGCGGCAGTAATGCACAAACAGCATGTGTGCCGTAGTCAGCAACTCTAGAGGAAATGTACACACTGCAAACGCGCGACGATTCTGCCGTTTGAACGTCGCTGATGCCACTTATTGGTATCGAATGCCGACTGAGCTGTAGTCCCATCCGATCTGCTAAGCTCCTAGACATAAAGTTCATTTGTGAGGCAGTGTCAAGAAGTGCCCTGCATTTGTACAACTTCCCTTATTCGTCGGCGATGTTTACAAGTGCGGTAGATAATAATACTTCTGCGCGTTGGTGGTCTCCTTTCACTGTGCACTATGTTTACTGTTGTTGTACATCCGTTTCTAGGTTTCCACTGTCACTGTTACTGGCTTGTTCCTTGTGCGATAATGTGTTGTGGTTGAAACAAAGTTTTTATCTGTTCACGAAGTCTATTCTGCTAGCAGTGTCGCTCTCATTGAACTTAGGACACCTAATCTGCTTATGCGTTGAGTTGCAGAATGCACAGTCAGGAGCAGTCGCTAGAAATGTACGTCGAGAACTGTACCCTCTTGCCTCAGTATGCTTGCATGCCGGCTGCTGGGATTGGGGCAGCATTTTGTCTGGATGAATGAGTTCAAACGTCTGACAGCTGGTTTCTAGAAATGCCACGACGTCTTTCAGATGCGGAAACGTGGTGTCagctgttttagattcccattTTTTCCTCAGAGTCACACTAATATAATCCTACAAAATGTGCGAGAGCAGTATTTCATGGAATTTAATGCCGACCTGCATTACCTCAATCGCGTTCAGATTTCTCATGAGCTGATTAATTAACATCCGTAAGTCCTTAGCAGATTCAACTTTGACGGTGGGCGGAGACAGAAGTTCTTTTACATGCAAATCAACAATTAACTTTTGATTGTTATACCTTTGAACGAACAAATCCCATGCAGTCTTAAAGTTACTTTCTGTAACTGGCAAGTTTTCAACCAGCTTACGAGGTTCACCAGACATAcatgacaataaataataatatcgcTTGACATCAGTTAAGGTTTCATTGCTAATAACTAGTGC
This sequence is a window from Schistocerca americana isolate TAMUIC-IGC-003095 chromosome 4, iqSchAmer2.1, whole genome shotgun sequence. Protein-coding genes within it:
- the LOC124613771 gene encoding LOW QUALITY PROTEIN: protein DEK-like (The sequence of the model RefSeq protein was modified relative to this genomic sequence to represent the inferred CDS: inserted 1 base in 1 codon); amino-acid sequence: MDPVEKRNLVKKRAVVKSRVTGLSTFISSFQEGSNLNDIRVRQSQLNTSKDEYNDIQTQLEINDVEDSHHEDRESFEDLCLDMESRIATLLQSNAVLQTNFLISCTAREIKLPAISLPESYEDGGEDDEDVGGENDKSGDETVLLLDQTLEISGARQRKKVERFTEFSELKETEATEIPKGKEPPLGQIPRTDAXLNKFKADALKQLHGVLFNRVGKVTPVRNNIRKFCWFDSDKWSDQYEKKKHILRNMEVSVLKTICCILDVEENGKYDELVQSILTFLLEPKSSGAPIPDSRPKRSTAQKANSKRYADSENETEKRAPRLKRAKAHRKSLREDLLDGGDNMD